From Xiphophorus maculatus strain JP 163 A chromosome 12, X_maculatus-5.0-male, whole genome shotgun sequence, the proteins below share one genomic window:
- the LOC102236976 gene encoding uncharacterized protein LOC102236976 isoform X12, translating to MWALVTELLFSFVLLAFLVISCQNVLHIASGSVRTVLSYIHAQLDHELGEVEGVADEEENVTTRVVRRRVILKGDEVEDLAGGQVSEEQFTDEHGNIVTKKIVRKVVRRGKGLGEEGVLEVEGSLLDANELEGDAEQYLSYAILGRDGSKTDSVDVKKGAQIVKCASLRRVKQ from the exons ATGTGGGCCCTGGTGACCGAGCTCCTCTTCAGCTTTGTGCTGCTGGCTTTCTTGGTGATCAGCTGCCAGAACGTCCTCCACATTGCCAGCGGCTCTGTGCGCACTGTGCTCAGTTACATACACGCTCAGCTGGACCATGAGCTGGGTGAGGTCGAAGGGGTTGCTGACGAGGAGGAGAACGTGACCACAAGGGTGGTCCGCCGCAGAGTCATCCTCAAG GGCGATGAAGTTGAAGACCTTGCTGGTGGGCAAGTAAGTGAGGAGCAGTTCACAGATGAACATGGAAACATCGTAACCAAGAAG ATTGTACGGAAAGTTGTGCGCAGAGGGAAAGGTTTGGGAGAAGAAGGGGTTCTGGAAGTGGAGGGTTCCCTGCTGGATGCCAACGAACTGGAGGGCGATGCTGAGCAGTACCTGAGCTACGCCATCCTAGGCCGCGACGGCAGCAAG ACCGATTCTGTGGATGTGAAGAAAGGTGCTCAGATAGTGAAATGTGCCAGTCTGCGGAGAGTTAAGCAGTGA
- the LOC102236976 gene encoding ankyrin-1-like isoform X13: MWALVTELLFSFVLLAFLVISCQNVLHIASGSVRTVLSYIHAQLDHELGEVEGVADEEENVTTRVVRRRVILKGDEVEDLAGGQVSEEQFTDEHGNIVTKKIVRKVVRRGKGLGEEGVLEVEGSLLDANELEGDAEQYLSYAILGRDGSKVGF; encoded by the exons ATGTGGGCCCTGGTGACCGAGCTCCTCTTCAGCTTTGTGCTGCTGGCTTTCTTGGTGATCAGCTGCCAGAACGTCCTCCACATTGCCAGCGGCTCTGTGCGCACTGTGCTCAGTTACATACACGCTCAGCTGGACCATGAGCTGGGTGAGGTCGAAGGGGTTGCTGACGAGGAGGAGAACGTGACCACAAGGGTGGTCCGCCGCAGAGTCATCCTCAAG GGCGATGAAGTTGAAGACCTTGCTGGTGGGCAAGTAAGTGAGGAGCAGTTCACAGATGAACATGGAAACATCGTAACCAAGAAG ATTGTACGGAAAGTTGTGCGCAGAGGGAAAGGTTTGGGAGAAGAAGGGGTTCTGGAAGTGGAGGGTTCCCTGCTGGATGCCAACGAACTGGAGGGCGATGCTGAGCAGTACCTGAGCTACGCCATCCTAGGCCGCGACGGCAGCAAGGTGGGCTTCTGA
- the LOC102237234 gene encoding eukaryotic translation initiation factor 4E-binding protein 1-like produces MSTDCQKTTAKTIPSTRRVIINNADHMPHDYSTTPGGTLFSTTPGGTRIIYDRKFLLECRSSPLTRTPPRGLPPIPGVTSPPSKGPNEKTVNGEVENNNSISAPETSNAGEDAQFEMDI; encoded by the exons ATGTCCACCGACTGCCAGAAGACAACTGCCAAGACCATCCCGTCGACCAGGAGGGTGATCATCAACAACGCGGACCACATGCCCCACGACTACTCCACCACCCCGGGAGGAACCCTGTTTAGCACCACTCCTGGAG GAACCAGGATCATCTATGACCGAAAGTTCCTGCTAGAGTGCCGCAGCTCTCCGCTGACCAGGACCCCTCCTCGAGGGTTGCCCCCCATTCCAGGGGTCACTAGTCCGCCATCCAAAGGGCCCAATGAGAAGACTGTCAATGGGGAAGTCGAGAACAACAACTCCATTTCTGCTCCTGAAACGAGCAATGCTG GTGAAGACGCACAGTTTGAAATGGACATCTAG
- the LOC102237495 gene encoding nodal homolog, whose product MESRVLAVFCTLSLCSFGAVISTRTRRHHTHLETSSAHGNMSTNHRSRYPLYMMQLYRSFSAADSIASLTFNTFAAPRDQLSAYSSDSVLSLVAKGCHQVGDRWMVTFDMSSISTSELVQLAELQIRLPAFSASHHATVDLYHSQKHICDLDGQASEEEAVFLGSFGATPSSTKSSWKAFNVTNLLKYWLYQGDAVLSREGSGVTQKDSGSGYGDEDILGRSQRKVQYPTTNRVMMVIFSKHNLPQDSSGAYSLIHTVENSKYVTANRVKSDRKSRRRKRNRLEALRVTHGAAPTVALAAEQAQGLLCRRVDMWVDFDHIGWDEWIVHPKRYNAYRCEGECPIPLDESFNPTNHAYMQSLLRHHNPGRVSCPSCVPTRLSPLSMLYYENDDLTLRHHEDMIVEECGCH is encoded by the exons ATGGAGAGCAGAGTCCTGGCTGTCTTCTGCACgctctctctctgctcctttGGAGCCGTCATCTCGACGCGGACGCGTAGACATCACACACACCTGGAGACCAGTTCAGCTCATGGAAACATGTCAACTAATCATCGCAGCAGATATCCTTTGTACATGATGCAGCTGTACCGCTCCTTCAGTGCTGCCGACTCCATCGCCTCACTGACTTTCAACACCTTTGCAGCTCCAAGGGACCAGCTGTCAGCTTACAGCTCTGATTCTGTACTGAGTCTAGTGGCTAAAG GTTGTCATCAAGTGGGCGACAGATGGATGGTCACCTTTGACATGTCTTCCATCTCCACCAGTGAGCTGGTCCAGCTAGCAGAGCTTCAGATCCGACTCCCAGCTTTCTCTGCCTCTCACCATGCTACTGTGGATTTATATCATTCCCAGAAGCACATCTGTGACCTGGATGGCCAGGCGTCAGAGGAGGAGGCTGTCTTCTTGGGGAGCTTTGGTGCAACACCGAGCAGCACAAAGTCTTCCTGGAAAGCATTCAATGTGACGAATCTCTTGAAATACTGGCTTTACCAGGGAGATGCAGTGTTGAGCCGAGAGGGCTCAGGGGTGACTCAGAAAGACAGCGGGAGTGGTTATGGGGATGAAGACATCTTGGGAAGAAGTCAAAGAAAAGTACAATATCCAACCACAAATCGGGTGATGATGGTCATCTTCTCCAAACACAACCTGCCCCAGGATTCCTCTGGAGCTTACAGTCTCATTCACACTGTGGAAAACTCCAAGTATGTGACAGCCAACAGGGTCAAGAGCGATAGGAAAAGCCGGCGCCGCAAGAGGAACCGATTGGAGGCCCTGCGAGTTACCCATGGGGCTGCACCTACCGTGGCCCTCGCAGCGGAACAGGCTCAGGGGCTTCTGTGTCGCAGGGTGGACATGTGGGTAGATTTTGACCACATTGGCTGGGATGAGTGGATTGTGCATCCGAAGCGCTACAACGCCTATCGCTGTGAGGGAGAGTGTCCCATCCCTCTAGACGAGTCCTTCAACCCCACCAACCACGCCTACATGCAG AGCCTGCTGAGACATCACAACCCAGGAAGAGTGTCCTGCCCTTCCTGTGTGCCGACACGCCTCTCCCCGCTCTCCATGCTGTACTACGAGAACGATGACCTGACCCTGCGGCACCACGAGGATATGATTGTTGAAGAGTGCGGCTGCCACTGA
- the LOC102221703 gene encoding deoxycytidine kinase-like isoform X1, protein MAALHRLLVLHRVSEIQKQGSGLMQLRRFASTLWKPPNSSFLRGRTTICSYMDKNIGDPSVSCSKNYSSSSKDGASRVKRVSIEGNVAVGKSTFAKLLQSVSTDWEVVQEPVGKWQNIEIKTSKEIDASPQGTANNLLEMMYQDPQRWSYTFQTYSCVSRMRIQLQAPPAHLLNAKETPVQVYERSVYSDRYIFALNMFELGCINTTEWVTYQDWHSLMVEQFGHRVELEGIIYLRASPKMCMERLKSRGRPEEEGVKLDYLETLHRQHEKWLVEKSTEIHFEKLKKIPVLQLDASVAFNSDPKVQNLFVAKVKDFFKTL, encoded by the exons ATGGCTGCCCTGCACCGACTACTTGTGTTACACCGGGTTTCTGAAATCCAGAAACAGGGTTCAGGTCTGATGCAGCTCAGGAGGTTTGCATCCACACTGTGGAAACCACCAAACAGCTCATTTCTGAGAGGAAGGACAACTATCTGCAGCTATATGGATAAAAATATAGGGGACCCAAGTGTTTCTTGCTCTAAAAACTACTCGAGTTCATCTAAGGATGGTGCATCGCGAGTGAAGAGAGTTTCTATCGAGGGAAACGTCG CTGTTGGAAAGTCAACCTTTGCAAAACTCCTGCAGTCGGTTTCTACAGACTGGGAGGTGGTGCAAGAGCCTGTCGGTAAATGGCAGAACATTGAGATCAAGACCTCAaag GAAATAGATGCTTCACCCCAAGGAACAGCCAACAACTTGCTGGAGATGATGTACCAGGACCCTCAGCGCTGGTCCTACACATTTCAAACATATTCCTGTGTGAGCCGAATGAGGATACAACTTCAGGCCCCTCCTGCTCATCTCCTCAACGCAAAGGAAACCCCTGTCCAGGTGTATGAGCGCTCGGTCTACAGTGACag ATACATCtttgctctgaatatgtttgaACTGGGCTGCATCAACACCACTGAATGGGTGACGTACCAGGACTGGCACTCCCTGATGGTGGAGCAGTTTGGACACCGGGTGGAGCTGGAGGGCATCATCTACCTCAGAGCCTCACCCAAG ATGTGCATGGAGCGTCTCAAGTCACGGGGAAGACCTGAGGAGGAGGGAGTGAAGCTGGACTACTTGGAGACGCTGCATAGGCAGCATGAGAAGTGGCTGGTAGAGAAGAGTACTGA GATACACTTTGAGAAGTTGAAAAAGATCCCTGTGTTGCAGCTCGATGCCAGTGTGGCATTTAATAGTGATCCCAAAGTGCAGAATCTGTTTGTTGCAAAG GTGAAGGACTTCTTTAAAACTTTGTGA
- the LOC102221703 gene encoding deoxycytidine kinase-like isoform X2 — MAALHRLLVLHRVSEIQKQGSGLMQLRRFASTLWKPPNSSFLRGRTTICSYMDKNIGDPSVSCSKNYSSSSKDGASRVKRVSIEGNVAVGKSTFAKLLQSVSTDWEVVQEPVGKWQNIEIKTSKEIDASPQGTANNLLEMMYQDPQRWSYTFQTYSCVSRMRIQLQAPPAHLLNAKETPVQVYERSVYSDRYIFALNMFELGCINTTEWVTYQDWHSLMVEQFGHRVELEGIIYLRASPKVWICAWSVSSHGEDLRRRE, encoded by the exons ATGGCTGCCCTGCACCGACTACTTGTGTTACACCGGGTTTCTGAAATCCAGAAACAGGGTTCAGGTCTGATGCAGCTCAGGAGGTTTGCATCCACACTGTGGAAACCACCAAACAGCTCATTTCTGAGAGGAAGGACAACTATCTGCAGCTATATGGATAAAAATATAGGGGACCCAAGTGTTTCTTGCTCTAAAAACTACTCGAGTTCATCTAAGGATGGTGCATCGCGAGTGAAGAGAGTTTCTATCGAGGGAAACGTCG CTGTTGGAAAGTCAACCTTTGCAAAACTCCTGCAGTCGGTTTCTACAGACTGGGAGGTGGTGCAAGAGCCTGTCGGTAAATGGCAGAACATTGAGATCAAGACCTCAaag GAAATAGATGCTTCACCCCAAGGAACAGCCAACAACTTGCTGGAGATGATGTACCAGGACCCTCAGCGCTGGTCCTACACATTTCAAACATATTCCTGTGTGAGCCGAATGAGGATACAACTTCAGGCCCCTCCTGCTCATCTCCTCAACGCAAAGGAAACCCCTGTCCAGGTGTATGAGCGCTCGGTCTACAGTGACag ATACATCtttgctctgaatatgtttgaACTGGGCTGCATCAACACCACTGAATGGGTGACGTACCAGGACTGGCACTCCCTGATGGTGGAGCAGTTTGGACACCGGGTGGAGCTGGAGGGCATCATCTACCTCAGAGCCTCACCCAAGGTATGGAt ATGTGCATGGAGCGTCTCAAGTCACGGGGAAGACCTGAGGAGGAGGGAGTGA